Proteins encoded by one window of Rutidosis leptorrhynchoides isolate AG116_Rl617_1_P2 chromosome 7, CSIRO_AGI_Rlap_v1, whole genome shotgun sequence:
- the LOC139858417 gene encoding elongator complex protein 5-like: MADAVCRVLRDGALEGEHATSLTIKDSIDSPFGPIVFDYVFTQLSSFISSRKSQSQGIVLVTFSRSPSLTVKLLKNRGFDTDTSQNRLRVLDCYTDPLGWKERLKEHGAIKHPSTEASTYVSLCKDVRNLDDLLSLILALGKGIVGDGKYRFSVAIDSVSEMLRHTSTSSVASLLSNLRSHAQVSSVFWLLHSDLHDMKTSATFEYMSSMVATVKPLTTSTNVSRDNNNNLSLLEQNYQKGQFHTFLKRRNGRVRVMIEEFNVDQSHIKFMTMSPVDNAVAQSIVPKVQFNLQLSDKERSDRAKVVLPFEHQETGISVKIYDGRKSLTESKHESNGVLIEKVQKHDDFGEITYFRDSDDEMPDSDEDPDDDLDI, from the exons ATGGCGGACGCCGTTTGCAGAGTTCTACGCGACGGAGCATTAGAAGGCGAACACGCGACATCTCTCACTATAAAGGATTCCATTGACTCACCGTTCGGTCCTATCGTATTTGATTACGTTTTTACTCAGTTATCATCCTTCATTTCGTCGAGGAAGTCTCAATCGCA AGGTATTGTGCTCGTGACTTTTTCTAGGAGTCCTTCGTTAACAGTTAAATTGCTTAAAAACAGAGGATTTGATACTGATACATCGCA GAACAGGTTGAGAGTATTGGATTGTTATACGGATCCTCTCGGTTGGAAGGAACGGCTTAAAGAGCATGGAGCTATTAAACATCCGTCAACAGAAGCTTCGACTTATGTTAGTTTATGTAAAGATGTGAGAAACTTGGATGATTTGTTGTCTTTGATTCTTGCATTAGGGAAAG GAATTGTTGGGGACGGGAAATACCGGTTCTCGGTGGCAATAGACTCG GTTAGTGAGATGCTAAGACATACGTCTACGTCCTCTGTCGCTAGCCTTTTAAGCAATCTCCGAAGCCATG CCCAGGTATCTAGTGTGTTTTGGCTACTGCATTCTGATCTTCATGATATGAAAACTTCTGCTACCTTCGAATACATGTCATCAATGGTGGCTACTGTAAAACCACTTACTACATCAACAAATGTATCAAGAGATAACAATAATAACCTTTCTTTGCTTGAACAAAATTACCAAAAAGGCCAATTCCATACATTTCTCAAGCGTAGAAATGGACGTGTTAGGGTTATG ATTGAAGAGTTCAATGTTGACCAATCACACATCAAATTTATGACAATGTCACCTGTCGATAATGCAGTTGCACAAAGCATTGTTCCTAAG GTGCAATTTAATCTGCAGCTTTCAGATAAAGAACGAAGCGATAGAGCAAAAGTTGTGCTACCATTTGAGCACCAGG AAACCGGGATATCAGTTAAAATTTATGATGGGCGTAAATCTCTCACTGAGAGTAAACACGAATCAAACGGCGTACTGATTGAGAAAGTTCAAAAACATGATGATTTT GGAGAGATCACATATTTTCGTGATTCAGATGACGAGATGCCTGATTCTGACGAAGACCCAGACGATGATTTGGACATATAA